The genomic DNA GTGGTGGTCGCCGCCGAACACCTTTCCGGCGGCGCGCGGGGCACGGCGCACGGTTTCGATACGTTCGCGGGTGAGTGGATGGGTCGAGAGGAAACCGGAAAGCGCGCCTTCACCCTTCGCCTGCTCCGCGAGCGCCCGGGTAAAGAACTCCTCGAACCCCTTGGAATCGATTCCCGCGGCATACAAGCGTTCCAGCGCATAGTCGTCCGCCTGTCGCTCGGCTATGCGGGAGTAGCCGCTGTTGAGCACCCATCGGCCGAGTCCCGTGATCAGGATGCCCCCGGCCACGTCGCCGGTCACGAGGCCCACCACGATCG from Deltaproteobacteria bacterium includes the following:
- a CDS encoding M48 family metallopeptidase; this translates as MALRVTANMPETPSLRLVVVNTRLDNAFALPGDIVVLTKGLIDNARSAEEVAGVIAHEIGHIHYDHPIQGLYRTAAVSIVVGLVTGDVAGGILITGLGRWVLNSGYSRIAERQADDYALERLYAAGIDSKGFEEFFTRALAEQAKGEGALSGFLSTHPLTRERIETVRRAPRAAGKVFGGDHHLEWRRLRLICWSTRAAPSPIRIR